The following proteins are co-located in the Flavobacterium sp. CECT 9288 genome:
- a CDS encoding GNAT family N-acetyltransferase — translation MEYFNQETERVILRKLTMSDVEKWTGFFVDNQMLKYVGIDMSKSPSTLATDWISKQLERYENQGLGHLAAIEKNSGEFIGVSGIIPREVDGKAQMEISYSLKQEFWGKGFATEISTQLKKFGLENNISNQFVSIIDKENIASINVAIKNGMKVLSETKYLGMDVFILG, via the coding sequence GTGGAGTATTTTAACCAAGAAACAGAACGAGTAATATTAAGAAAGTTAACAATGTCTGACGTTGAAAAATGGACTGGCTTTTTTGTAGATAATCAAATGTTAAAGTATGTTGGTATTGACATGTCAAAATCACCTAGTACGCTAGCAACTGACTGGATATCCAAACAATTAGAGCGCTACGAAAATCAAGGACTTGGGCATCTTGCAGCTATTGAGAAAAATTCGGGGGAGTTTATTGGGGTAAGTGGAATTATACCACGTGAAGTTGATGGCAAAGCACAAATGGAAATATCGTATTCCTTAAAACAAGAGTTTTGGGGAAAAGGATTTGCTACAGAAATCTCAACACAGTTAAAAAAATTTGGGCTTGAAAATAACATTTCAAATCAATTTGTTTCAATAATAGACAAAGAAAACATAGCTTCTATAAACGTTGCTATAAAGAACGGGATGAAGGTTTTATCCGAAACTAAATATTTGGGAATGGATGTTTTTATTCTTGGATAA